One window of the Pseudomonas lurida genome contains the following:
- a CDS encoding GNAT family N-acetyltransferase codes for MIRRALPSDAKAIAQVHISSWQDAYRDLMPAQYLSSLDASLAQRESFWVRAIESDESNVWVAQVDKHVVGWISVGASRDEDAAGANTGEVMAIYVLARYWQTGAGLALWKAGLQTLRALGFQGLTLWVLSRNERAIRFYRRAGCVADAGSERNLVRGGMTLEEVRYRLAFAAQQGDVHDGP; via the coding sequence ATGATCCGCAGGGCATTACCCTCTGATGCAAAGGCCATTGCCCAGGTGCATATCAGCAGTTGGCAAGACGCGTATCGTGACCTGATGCCTGCTCAATACCTGAGCTCGCTGGACGCCTCCCTGGCTCAGCGTGAATCCTTTTGGGTGCGCGCGATAGAATCGGACGAGTCCAACGTGTGGGTCGCGCAGGTGGATAAGCACGTCGTCGGCTGGATCTCTGTGGGCGCCAGCCGTGACGAAGATGCCGCCGGGGCAAATACTGGCGAGGTCATGGCCATCTATGTGCTGGCCCGGTATTGGCAAACGGGCGCTGGGCTGGCCTTGTGGAAGGCCGGCCTGCAGACATTGAGGGCGCTTGGTTTTCAGGGGTTAACGCTTTGGGTCTTGAGCCGTAATGAAAGGGCTATCCGGTTTTATCGCCGGGCAGGCTGTGTCGCGGATGCAGGCAGTGAGCGCAACCTGGTGAGGGGCGGCATGACACTGGAGGAAGTCAGGTATCGGTTGGCCTTTGCTGCACAACAAGGAGACGTCCATGACGGACCATGA
- a CDS encoding MarR family winged helix-turn-helix transcriptional regulator, giving the protein MSIKNVQNAHISAQLRDLHGSLVEIVGVMNRPQRDEAMVREAGISLDRALFPLLVLVERLGPIGVVELADRVGRDYTTVSRQVAKLESLGLVVRQASALDRRVRESVITEKGKAMTDRVDDARERIGVSIFSTWDEGDFDNLVRLMRKFAEDIKNDSVRATKDIA; this is encoded by the coding sequence GTGTCAATTAAAAATGTGCAAAACGCACATATATCCGCCCAGTTGCGCGACCTGCATGGCTCTTTGGTTGAGATCGTGGGTGTGATGAACCGCCCACAACGCGACGAGGCAATGGTGCGCGAAGCCGGCATTTCCCTGGATCGCGCCCTGTTTCCGCTGCTGGTGCTGGTGGAGCGCCTGGGTCCGATCGGCGTGGTGGAACTGGCCGACCGCGTGGGCCGCGACTACACCACGGTAAGCCGGCAGGTGGCGAAGCTGGAAAGCCTGGGGCTGGTGGTGCGCCAGGCAAGCGCACTTGATCGCCGCGTGCGGGAGTCGGTGATTACCGAGAAAGGCAAGGCCATGACTGACCGTGTCGACGACGCGCGGGAGAGAATCGGTGTGTCGATCTTCTCGACGTGGGATGAGGGCGATTTCGACAACCTGGTGCGGCTGATGCGCAAGTTTGCCGAAGACATAAAGAATGATTCAGTGCGTGCGACCAAAGACATCGCCTAA
- a CDS encoding bleomycin resistance protein, with amino-acid sequence MFERNKLVPELMVTNLENSLAFWVSCLGFNVAYQRPEDGFAYLDLNGAQVMLEQVDPDAGQWLTASLTRPFGRGINLQIDVEAVAPIIQKLDQAGCSLYRECKDTWYRAEQVEVGQREFIVQDADGYLVRLVERLGERPACPT; translated from the coding sequence ATGTTTGAACGTAACAAACTGGTTCCGGAGTTAATGGTAACTAACTTGGAGAACAGCTTAGCTTTTTGGGTTTCTTGCCTGGGGTTCAACGTGGCTTATCAACGCCCGGAAGATGGATTTGCATACCTTGATTTGAATGGGGCTCAAGTAATGCTTGAGCAGGTTGATCCGGACGCGGGTCAATGGCTGACGGCGTCGTTGACTAGGCCGTTTGGGAGAGGCATCAACCTACAGATTGATGTTGAGGCTGTCGCCCCCATCATCCAGAAACTTGATCAGGCAGGCTGTTCACTCTATCGAGAATGCAAAGACACGTGGTATCGGGCTGAACAGGTAGAAGTAGGCCAGCGAGAGTTCATCGTCCAGGATGCCGATGGTTATCTCGTAAGGTTGGTAGAGCGGTTGGGCGAGCGGCCGGCTTGCCCAACCTGA
- a CDS encoding DUF6882 domain-containing protein, giving the protein MTDHEFEAFLTQVMDELSLKQTELSRVYGLGEMARWWFEQSTGVLQFFDSHDRLAVVADVVSIGSYSGKFSTWKWAWSNPSVDPALREAALSLKQLQAITGVDLFGDDEAFAIQDESMAWELTAAAVHHLQAQGCYRGPSGPDGPTTFLAITSIRTVQ; this is encoded by the coding sequence ATGACGGACCATGAATTTGAAGCATTTTTGACGCAAGTGATGGATGAGCTGTCACTGAAACAGACGGAGTTGAGCCGGGTTTACGGGCTGGGCGAAATGGCCCGCTGGTGGTTCGAACAGTCCACGGGGGTACTCCAGTTTTTTGACAGCCACGACAGGCTGGCCGTCGTGGCAGACGTCGTGAGCATTGGCAGCTACTCGGGTAAATTCAGTACCTGGAAATGGGCCTGGAGCAACCCTAGCGTCGACCCGGCATTGCGCGAGGCCGCGCTGTCACTCAAGCAACTTCAAGCCATCACGGGTGTTGACCTGTTTGGCGACGACGAGGCCTTTGCCATTCAGGATGAAAGCATGGCCTGGGAACTGACCGCCGCAGCGGTTCATCACCTCCAGGCGCAAGGGTGTTATCGGGGGCCGTCCGGTCCCGATGGGCCGACGACCTTCCTGGCGATTACGTCGATAAGGACAGTTCAATGA
- the nirD gene encoding nitrite reductase small subunit NirD: MSQPNTQRTLATWKRVCSETDLVSNSGVVVWLDGAQVALFYLPGAQDQTLYAIDNHDPESGANVIGRGLIGSIKGDLVVAAPIYKQHYRLEDGQCLEAPDQRLRVWPVRLNGGGVELALD, from the coding sequence ATGAGCCAGCCCAATACCCAACGCACGCTGGCCACCTGGAAACGTGTGTGCAGCGAGACCGACCTGGTGAGCAATTCCGGCGTGGTGGTGTGGTTGGACGGTGCGCAAGTGGCGCTGTTCTACCTGCCGGGCGCGCAGGACCAGACGTTGTATGCCATCGACAACCATGACCCGGAATCCGGGGCCAATGTGATCGGTCGCGGTTTGATTGGCAGCATCAAGGGCGACCTGGTAGTGGCGGCGCCGATCTACAAGCAGCATTACCGGTTGGAAGACGGGCAGTGCCTGGAGGCGCCTGACCAGAGGCTGCGGGTGTGGCCAGTGCGGTTGAACGGTGGGGGGGTGGAATTGGCATTGGATTAA
- a CDS encoding GNAT family N-acetyltransferase, with the protein MIHSVEGYCLRTLTRDDVQLLNRYELANRSHLQPWEPLRDAHYFTLDSANARVEQQVQAMQAGTSIFFLLLEPGSGEVAGRCSYTNIVKGAFEACHLGFSLAESAQGRGLMKKTLQITNRYCFEQMGLHRIMANHLPSNVRSERLLESLGFEREGYAREYLKIAGVWEDHVLRALINSGDVG; encoded by the coding sequence ATGATTCATTCGGTTGAAGGCTATTGCCTGCGAACGTTGACCCGTGATGATGTCCAGCTGCTCAACCGCTACGAACTGGCTAACCGCAGCCATCTGCAGCCTTGGGAACCCCTGAGGGACGCGCATTATTTTACCCTTGATAGCGCCAATGCCAGGGTCGAGCAGCAGGTGCAAGCCATGCAAGCGGGAACTTCGATCTTTTTCCTACTGCTCGAACCAGGGAGTGGCGAAGTGGCGGGGCGATGCAGCTACACGAATATCGTGAAGGGTGCCTTTGAGGCCTGTCATCTAGGCTTTTCCCTGGCCGAATCCGCCCAAGGTCGGGGGTTGATGAAAAAAACACTGCAGATCACCAACCGATACTGCTTCGAACAAATGGGCCTGCACCGAATCATGGCCAACCACTTGCCCAGCAATGTCCGCAGTGAACGCCTTCTGGAGTCGCTGGGGTTCGAACGGGAAGGGTATGCACGGGAGTATTTGAAGATTGCTGGAGTGTGGGAGGATCACGTGTTGAGGGCGTTGATTAATTCGGGTGATGTTGGTTGA
- a CDS encoding FAD-dependent oxidoreductase, which yields MKAQFAVDVLICGAGAAGLTLAIDLARRGITFRLIEKNPQPFQGSRGKGIQPRSQEVFEDLGILDRLMAVGGVYPTDRRYRDDGSYRDVEFTQSKAPTPAEPYQQPLMVPQFLTEQVMRERLLELGHLPEFGCELVGFEQDAEGVTARLVGKAGEKSVRARWLVGADGGRSFVRHALDIGFPGKTLGVRALVADVVLSGLTRDAWHRFGEGDEQRQVAICPLAGTDLFQIQAPIPPEVDIDFSAEGLTHLLAQRTGRADLQVHSVTWSSAYTMNARLADQYRLGRVLLVGDAAHIHPPTGGQGLNTSVQDAYNLGWKLAAVVQGAPDGLLDTYEEERRPVAASVLGLSTKLLGEMKHGELRRGREVHQLDIGYPESSLALQHPARNGVAAGDRAPDAPVRGAAGQALRVFNLFQGPHWTLLGYGVAGDLVKARPGVQMHTVGAGGDVIDDQGHFQRIYGLAIGEWVLVRPDGYIGAVFSSAHIDAVEDYLQRVQC from the coding sequence ATGAAAGCGCAATTCGCTGTCGATGTACTGATTTGCGGTGCCGGTGCCGCCGGCTTGACCTTGGCGATCGACCTGGCGAGAAGGGGTATCACCTTCCGTCTGATCGAAAAAAACCCCCAGCCTTTCCAAGGCTCACGCGGCAAGGGCATCCAGCCCAGGTCACAGGAAGTCTTCGAAGACCTGGGGATTCTCGATCGGTTGATGGCCGTGGGTGGAGTCTATCCGACTGACCGGCGCTACCGCGACGATGGCAGCTACCGCGACGTCGAATTCACCCAATCCAAGGCCCCGACACCTGCTGAGCCTTACCAGCAACCGTTGATGGTGCCGCAGTTTTTGACCGAACAGGTGATGCGCGAGCGCTTGCTTGAACTGGGCCACCTGCCTGAGTTTGGTTGTGAGCTGGTGGGGTTCGAACAGGATGCCGAGGGCGTCACCGCGCGACTGGTCGGCAAGGCCGGTGAAAAAAGCGTTCGTGCACGTTGGCTGGTGGGGGCCGATGGCGGTCGCAGCTTTGTGAGGCACGCGCTGGATATCGGCTTCCCCGGCAAGACCCTTGGCGTACGGGCCCTGGTGGCAGATGTGGTGCTTAGCGGCCTCACACGTGATGCCTGGCACCGTTTCGGAGAAGGTGATGAGCAGCGCCAGGTTGCGATATGCCCGCTGGCCGGCACCGACCTGTTTCAGATCCAGGCGCCGATCCCCCCGGAGGTCGACATCGACTTCAGCGCCGAAGGGCTCACGCACCTGCTCGCCCAGCGCACCGGTCGCGCCGATCTCCAGGTCCACAGCGTGACCTGGTCGTCGGCCTACACCATGAACGCACGCTTGGCTGACCAATACCGCCTGGGCCGGGTGCTGCTGGTGGGGGACGCCGCCCATATCCATCCGCCCACCGGTGGCCAGGGCCTCAATACCAGTGTGCAGGACGCCTACAACCTCGGCTGGAAGCTGGCGGCGGTGGTGCAGGGCGCGCCTGATGGTTTGCTCGACACCTACGAAGAAGAGCGCCGGCCGGTCGCTGCCTCTGTGCTGGGCTTGTCCACCAAGCTGCTGGGCGAGATGAAGCACGGCGAACTGCGGCGGGGCAGGGAAGTGCATCAATTGGATATCGGCTACCCCGAGTCCTCGCTGGCGTTGCAGCACCCCGCGCGCAACGGGGTTGCCGCCGGCGACCGGGCGCCGGACGCGCCGGTCCGGGGTGCCGCTGGGCAGGCACTGCGCGTGTTCAACCTCTTTCAGGGACCACACTGGACACTGCTGGGCTACGGCGTAGCGGGTGACTTAGTCAAGGCGCGGCCTGGCGTGCAGATGCATACCGTTGGGGCCGGCGGCGACGTGATCGACGACCAGGGGCACTTTCAACGCATCTATGGGCTGGCGATTGGCGAATGGGTGCTGGTGCGGCCTGATGGGTATATTGGGGCGGTGTTTTCTTCAGCGCATATTGATGCCGTGGAAGACTATCTGCAGCGGGTCCAATGCTGA
- a CDS encoding suppressor of fused domain protein, with protein sequence MNFFKKLFGSSTKSDVPAPTPNAAESPEPDAANQAARVATADCLDRHWQSVGTVEKDVLAYLISPSLTGGPYWPSTRQAYRVVRRGNNIVLATDGLSDPFDDAEGLGNGFEMELFLETADIPDKARGTLGDVDPLRHSWAFELLEHVAKTVANAGGITHPLENHGVLSLELPGFSQSHLMSDQLPDLFVTADDAAGVLLGGPAPDFPTRLDDMPLSPVQLVPVVLITAAELEYVRTGGRAAREDLVARLQAAGFGHVSCVYRESVV encoded by the coding sequence ATGAACTTCTTCAAGAAACTGTTCGGCTCATCGACAAAATCGGATGTGCCTGCGCCTACGCCCAATGCAGCGGAGTCGCCCGAACCCGACGCCGCCAACCAGGCCGCTCGCGTAGCCACCGCCGACTGCCTGGACCGACACTGGCAGTCCGTGGGCACCGTCGAGAAAGACGTGCTCGCCTACCTGATCAGCCCCAGCCTGACCGGCGGCCCCTACTGGCCGTCCACCCGCCAGGCGTATCGCGTGGTGCGCCGGGGTAATAACATCGTGCTGGCAACCGACGGCCTGTCCGACCCCTTCGACGACGCCGAAGGCCTCGGCAATGGCTTCGAAATGGAGCTGTTCCTGGAAACCGCCGACATCCCCGACAAGGCCCGAGGCACACTCGGCGACGTCGATCCACTGCGCCACAGCTGGGCATTCGAACTGCTCGAACACGTCGCCAAGACCGTCGCCAACGCTGGCGGCATCACCCACCCCTTGGAGAACCACGGCGTACTGTCCCTGGAACTGCCCGGTTTCAGCCAATCGCACCTGATGAGCGATCAACTCCCTGACCTGTTCGTCACCGCCGACGACGCCGCCGGTGTCCTCCTCGGCGGCCCCGCCCCGGACTTCCCCACCCGCCTCGACGACATGCCACTCTCACCGGTGCAACTGGTGCCGGTGGTACTGATCACGGCGGCTGAGCTTGAGTACGTGCGCACAGGTGGGCGCGCGGCACGGGAGGATCTGGTGGCGCGGTTACAGGCGGCAGGATTTGGGCATGTAAGTTGTGTTTATCGGGAGAGCGTGGTTTAG
- a CDS encoding cysteine hydrolase family protein, protein MQPLATNAALLIIDMQQGMNEPKLGRRNNPGADVQMQRLLKAWRQCNRPVVHIRHISRAPDSVFWPGQPGCEFQPALQPLAQEHVVEKNVPDAFAATGLERWLHVRSIRQLVIVGVITNNSVESTARSGGNLGFEVTVVSDACYTFDQVDLCGRLWPAEDVHALSLSNLAMDYAGVEETDEILARC, encoded by the coding sequence ATGCAACCGTTAGCCACCAACGCCGCACTGCTGATCATCGACATGCAGCAAGGCATGAACGAACCGAAGCTGGGGCGACGCAACAACCCAGGCGCCGACGTGCAGATGCAGCGCCTGCTAAAGGCGTGGCGGCAATGCAACCGCCCGGTCGTGCACATCCGGCACATTTCCCGCGCCCCCGACTCGGTGTTCTGGCCCGGCCAACCGGGGTGCGAGTTCCAGCCCGCACTGCAACCGCTTGCGCAGGAGCATGTGGTGGAGAAGAACGTTCCGGATGCGTTCGCCGCAACGGGGTTGGAGCGCTGGCTGCACGTGCGCTCGATCCGGCAACTGGTGATCGTCGGCGTGATCACCAACAACTCGGTCGAGTCCACGGCACGCTCAGGCGGCAACTTGGGCTTTGAGGTGACGGTGGTTTCCGACGCCTGCTACACCTTCGACCAAGTCGATTTGTGCGGGCGTCTGTGGCCGGCCGAGGACGTGCATGCGTTGTCACTGAGCAACCTGGCGATGGACTATGCCGGGGTTGAAGAGACCGACGAAATCCTGGCTCGTTGCTGA
- a CDS encoding restriction endonuclease: MKIEVACKETDSTKAKGDLLENLANDLLIAQGYEVIEEIRITGAELDLLCKHRVSGKTIYVECKAQKEKISAPILRQLLGTVIAYDYAEGWLISTAELGKEAKGFVEQWREKNQDLGSKLSFYTPKLVIDSLQSSSIICKQPISEAIEIAGGEEKLGDWFLLVTAYGRFWVAYALQGGAPCGAFLFNAVTSKRVTDEATILNISRLDSSLAQYDLTVDINNETIPASENSKLPRVVEVQTGDSWDDYRPARPQDFVGRDNTQKDIINFLSLIQQNKVDTRVFAITGNSGLGKSSLIAKLRSRTRNKFYAKRFFTYAIDIRGAATPSYIASSLLSCFKSAQDAGFGDDIELQLTDPTSLLASGSIARYLESLKQKKQIVCLVFDQFEELYSKPELFGIFNAAKDLMLEVAAYKANLALGFAWKTDSTTQHDHPAYHMWHDLSDHRRVYKLDVFLNGEISKAITTFEKEIDQKIPVEIRHQISNSSQGFPWLLKKLCINLYDNMKKETDGEALVVELDVSRLFENDIENLTPQEYSCLKLVAQKAPADWGEIIEISGVGIVNSLVHKRLIIKSGSRLNIYWDIFKDYLLTGAIPVIPFNYIPTSDFSSMYKVATKLNETNFTESIDIANDSGLNERTVWNIGADLVMFGIAERKNVKFKLHRDLEDKEYSMMERFREKLGKHSLKIAIYKSSAGKVISSSDITKALKTCIKNGQYSEKTWQIYSNRLIKLLMVTGFLSKLGNKLLVQDSGASVADAAELGRRSSRQRGVVFSAMASPASVCEALELLKANVLTINDLIEKGYRNSIFILDRFDLITKENNEVKPNLGSINKLGGSSAAVWSLAKNEPAIAKCIEKLSQNPNITGVELGDFLSSEYQMPWTDASKSRNGNSLKQWSSWVKDGIDSSLIPEPPGRAK; the protein is encoded by the coding sequence TTGAAAATCGAAGTAGCTTGCAAAGAAACCGACAGCACTAAAGCTAAGGGTGACCTGTTAGAAAACTTAGCAAATGACTTGCTTATTGCTCAAGGTTATGAAGTAATTGAAGAAATTCGAATTACTGGCGCGGAGCTTGACTTACTTTGCAAGCATCGAGTTAGTGGAAAAACCATCTATGTAGAATGCAAAGCACAAAAAGAAAAAATCTCAGCACCTATCCTCCGCCAGCTATTAGGGACAGTAATAGCATATGATTACGCTGAGGGATGGCTAATAAGCACCGCCGAACTAGGAAAAGAAGCGAAGGGATTTGTAGAACAATGGCGGGAAAAAAATCAAGATCTCGGTTCTAAACTTAGCTTCTACACACCAAAACTAGTGATTGATTCTTTACAAAGTTCTTCAATTATATGTAAACAGCCAATTTCTGAGGCCATAGAAATTGCGGGAGGCGAGGAGAAGCTCGGTGATTGGTTCCTGCTAGTTACAGCATACGGACGATTTTGGGTTGCCTATGCACTACAGGGTGGAGCCCCATGTGGTGCCTTCCTTTTTAACGCAGTTACGTCAAAACGTGTAACTGATGAAGCAACCATACTCAATATCTCAAGACTTGATAGCAGCCTCGCACAATATGATCTAACGGTAGACATCAATAATGAAACAATACCAGCTAGCGAAAACAGTAAGCTTCCTAGAGTTGTAGAAGTTCAAACTGGAGACTCGTGGGATGATTATCGACCCGCACGGCCGCAAGACTTCGTCGGCAGAGACAACACCCAAAAAGACATAATTAATTTCTTAAGCCTTATTCAGCAAAACAAGGTTGACACGCGCGTCTTTGCAATAACTGGAAATTCGGGGCTGGGGAAAAGCTCGCTAATCGCCAAGCTCAGATCTAGGACAAGAAATAAATTTTATGCAAAACGCTTTTTTACCTACGCAATTGATATTCGTGGCGCAGCAACTCCCTCCTATATTGCATCTTCGCTGCTAAGCTGTTTTAAAAGCGCACAAGATGCAGGATTTGGTGACGATATAGAGCTTCAACTGACTGATCCAACATCACTTCTCGCATCTGGCAGTATCGCTCGTTATTTGGAATCTCTAAAGCAGAAAAAACAAATCGTCTGCTTGGTTTTCGACCAATTTGAGGAGTTATACTCAAAACCAGAACTTTTCGGAATTTTCAACGCAGCGAAGGATCTCATGCTAGAGGTAGCCGCATACAAAGCTAACTTAGCGTTAGGATTTGCTTGGAAGACTGATAGTACGACACAGCATGATCATCCTGCATACCACATGTGGCATGACCTATCTGATCACCGAAGAGTGTATAAGCTAGACGTTTTTCTGAATGGTGAAATCTCTAAAGCTATTACTACATTCGAAAAAGAAATAGACCAAAAAATACCTGTCGAAATAAGACATCAAATCTCCAATAGTAGCCAAGGCTTTCCTTGGCTACTAAAAAAGCTATGCATAAACCTTTACGACAACATGAAAAAAGAGACCGACGGTGAGGCCTTAGTAGTCGAATTAGATGTAAGCAGACTATTTGAAAACGACATCGAAAATCTCACCCCTCAAGAATACTCATGCCTCAAGCTAGTCGCTCAAAAAGCACCAGCCGACTGGGGAGAAATTATCGAAATATCAGGCGTCGGGATTGTGAACAGTTTGGTTCACAAACGGTTAATCATTAAAAGTGGATCAAGACTCAACATTTATTGGGATATATTTAAAGACTACTTACTAACTGGCGCCATCCCAGTAATACCATTTAATTACATACCCACATCCGACTTTTCTTCAATGTACAAAGTTGCCACCAAGCTGAATGAAACAAATTTCACCGAATCTATAGACATTGCGAATGATTCAGGGCTTAACGAACGTACAGTATGGAACATCGGCGCCGACTTAGTTATGTTCGGAATTGCAGAGCGAAAAAACGTAAAGTTCAAGCTTCATCGAGATCTAGAGGACAAAGAATACTCAATGATGGAGCGGTTTCGAGAAAAGCTCGGCAAGCACTCTTTAAAAATTGCCATTTACAAATCAAGCGCCGGCAAAGTGATAAGCAGTTCCGACATAACCAAAGCCCTCAAAACATGCATAAAAAATGGCCAATATAGTGAAAAAACCTGGCAAATCTACTCTAACCGGCTAATAAAGCTCTTGATGGTTACAGGTTTTCTTAGCAAACTTGGAAATAAGCTTTTAGTACAAGATTCAGGAGCATCCGTAGCTGACGCAGCAGAATTGGGTAGGCGTAGCAGTAGGCAACGAGGCGTAGTATTTTCGGCTATGGCATCGCCGGCAAGTGTGTGCGAGGCACTCGAACTTCTCAAAGCCAACGTCCTCACGATTAACGATTTAATAGAAAAAGGTTATAGGAATTCTATTTTCATCCTTGATCGTTTTGATCTTATAACCAAAGAAAACAATGAAGTAAAGCCAAATCTCGGTTCTATTAATAAGTTAGGTGGAAGCAGTGCCGCCGTATGGTCCTTAGCGAAAAATGAACCCGCAATCGCAAAATGCATTGAAAAACTTTCTCAAAATCCTAACATTACCGGAGTGGAACTAGGTGATTTCCTTTCTTCTGAATATCAAATGCCTTGGACTGATGCCTCCAAATCAAGAAATGGTAATAGCCTTAAACAATGGTCGAGTTGGGTCAAGGATGGTATCGATTCATCTCTAATACCTGAGCCACCAGGACGGGCAAAGTAA